The following proteins come from a genomic window of Triticum aestivum cultivar Chinese Spring chromosome 6A, IWGSC CS RefSeq v2.1, whole genome shotgun sequence:
- the LOC123127760 gene encoding two-component response regulator-like PRR1, with protein sequence MVGAGEGGRAGGSGAGVGGGQPFVDRSKVRILLCDSDPDSSRDVLRLLCNCSYQVTCAKSPRQVINMLNCEGAEIDIILAEVDLPVSKCFKMLKYIGRNKELRHIPIIMMSNRDEVSVVVKCLRLGAAEYLVKPLRMNELLNLWTHVWRRRRMLGLAEKNFFIDNLELVLSEPSDANTNSTTLLSDETDDKPKGNRNHETNTSSQHEYESPAVDPPKTDQWENLPSIAEDDDKASSPGGMFSRPIKTNLRIAESSAFLAYVKSSTPANNPLDNELQREGNQIDVMDHQGNFSGATDRIDTNSSINIQDEEAFETPMQYPLVCFSSSNLHLEQRNEGQQDVSGNPPVYHYPFYYPGMVEHGMALHSVQSFQGNINTAQAHTPPRMLHQYNVYHQSHGASMQSYQYSPAGMNVHSSHLSTRNVWSSVSSTPIPEERHSRSGRRAAALAKFRQKRKDRCFDKKVRYVNRKKVAETRPRVRGQFVRQASNTDIISTGDDISEYEDDDPSSRDVELVSSPE encoded by the exons ATGGTGGGCGCCGGCGAGGGGGGTCGCGCTGGCGGCAGCGGCGCCGGGGTAGGCGGAGGGCAGCCGTTCGTGGACCGGAGCAAGGTGAGGATCCTCCTCTGCGACAGCGACCCCGACAGCTCACGGGATGTGCTTCGCCTCCTCTGCAACTGCTCCTACCAAG TAACCTGCGCCAAGTCTCCACGGCAGGTGATCAACATGCTCAACTGCGAGGGCGCTGAGATAGACATCATCCTGGCCGAGGTCGACCTGCCAGTCTCCAAGTGCTTCAAGATGCTCAAGTACATTGGCAGGAACAAGGAACTGCGCCACATCCCCATCATCA TGATGTCCAACAGAGACGAGGTTTCTGTTGTTGTCAAGTGCTTGCGGCTCGGGGCAGCAGAGTACCTGGTCAAGCCGCTTCGCATGAATGAGCTGTTGAATCTCTGGACCCATGTGTGGCGAAGGAGACGGATG CTTGGTTTGGCCGAGAAAAACTTCTTCATTGACAATCTTGAGTTGGTGCTGTCGGAACCTAGTGATGCCAATACCAATAGCACCACACTCCTTTCGGACGAGACAGATGATAAGCCGAAAGGAAATAGAAATCATGAAACAAATACCTCGAGTCAACATGAATACGAG TCTCCTGCTGTGGACCCCCCCAAAACAGACCAATGGGAAAATTTACCTAGCATTGCGGAAGATGATGATAAAGCAT CATCTCCAGGAGGAATGTTTTCACGCCCAATAAAGACTAATTTGAGGATAGCTGAGTCATCTGCATTTCTAGCATATGTTAAATCAAGCACTCCAGCAAACAACCCATTGGATAATGAACTACAGAGAGAGGGTAATCAGATAGATGTTATGGATCACCAGGGTAATTTCTCTGGTGCGACCGACAGAATCGACACTAATAGTAGTATAAATATTCAGGATGAAGAAGCTTTTGAGACGCCTATGCAGTATCCTTTGGTGTGCTTTTCTTCCTCTAACTTGCATCTGGAGCAAAGGAATGAGGGCCAACAAGATGTTTCAGGAAACCCTCCTGTGTATCATTACCCATTTTATTATCCAGGGATGGTAGAGCATGGCATGGCACTTCATTCAGTTCAAAGTTTCCAAGGAAACATAAACACTGCTCAAGCTCATACGCCACCAAGAATGCTCCATCAATACAATGTTTATCACCAATCCCATGGTGCATCGATGCAATCGTATCAGTATAGTCCTGCTGGTATGAATGTGCATTCAAGTCATTTGTCAACGCGGAATGTGTGGTCGTCGGTATCAAGCACACCAATTCCCGAGGAAAGACATAGTCGATCTGGCAGGAGGGCTGCAGCACTTGCAAAATTCAGGCAGAAAAGGAAGGACCGCTGTTTTGACAAGAAGGTGAGGTATGTTAATCGGAAGAAAGTTGCTGAAACAAGGCCGAGGGTGCGGGGTCAGTTTGTTAGGCAGGCAAGCAACACAGATATAATTAGCACTGGTGATGATATATCTGAATATGAAGACGATGATCCATCCTCCAGGGACGTTGAGTTGGTTTCTTCACCAGAATAG
- the LOC123127759 gene encoding H/ACA ribonucleoprotein complex subunit 3-like protein: MYLQFYTNENGEKVYTTKKESPLGVPTQSAHPARFSPDDKYARQRYLLKKRFGLLPTQQPAQKY; this comes from the exons ATGTATCTCCAGTTCTACACGAACGAGAACGGTGAGAAGGTTTACACCACCAAG AAGGAATCCCCTCTCGGTGTGCCGACGCAGTCTGCCCACCCAG CTCGTTTCTCCCCGGATGACAAGTACGCACGTCAGCGTTACCTGTTGAAGAAGAGGTTTGGATTGCTGCCAACCCAACAGCCCGCACAAAAGTACTGA